CAATAGTTCTGGCAAAGTTGAGGTTGCCAACTGTGTATTCATGGGCACAGTAAACCCTCGTTGTGGGAGGTAAGGCGCTGAGCCGTTGCAGAGAATGGAACATCTGTTCGGGGCTGCCCTCAAATAAGCGCCCACAGCCAGCGGCAAATAGGGTGTCGCCGCAGAAGAGATGGATTTGCGTATTACCATCGGTCTCTTGCTCACTGAGGATTAGTGCAAGATGATCCAGGGTGTGCCCGGGAATGCTCCAGACCCTTATGGGGGTTCCGAGAACCTGAATGCTGTCCCCCTCACCGATGGTATTTGTTACCTCTCTGACTGAGTTGGGCCCAAAAACCGGGCATTGGTAGCGCTTATGTAACTCTGCTATGCCGCCAGTGTGGTCAAAATGGTGGTGGGTGATCAAGATGCCATCCAGTGAGGCTCCCTGGAGCGCCTGGACTACAGGAGCAGCTTCCCCTGGATCGACAATCCAGTGCTCATCACCATTTGTAAGGTGCCAGATATAGTTATCATTGAGTGCGGGGATAGGTGTTATTGAAAGCATGTTAATCCTGCCTGCCATCTGGGGCTGGAAACGATACCATGTAACCAGAGTGGTAGTGTGCTGAAAGCGCTTTCGGTTGGCCCGATTTAGCACATGGCAAATAACGCCACCTTATCTTGTTAAGATCAGGGGTTTTGCAGTCAAAACCCACACTGGGTGGCTTTAAGCGCTGGTTTTGCTGGTTTCCAATGGGAGATTGAATGACTGATAAGTTCAAGTCACGGAGTGACTCGGATCCGCCGTCACTGGCAAAGGCCTGTCCGGCGCTATCTCACTGGTTTTCCAGTAGTTTGGGACAGGAAATCCTGTCCCAGCAGTTGGCGCTTACCCAGCCATTGGTGGATGGCTTTTTTGGCTATCACCTACTGCAGGCAGGGGTTACAGACGCTGTAGATTTTGCTGCCTCCAGTCGTATCAATCATCGCTTTCGTCTTGCTACTTGCCCAGAGCAGAAAGGGGCGGCACAGGTGGAACTGGAGAACTTGCCTCTTCCGTCTGAATCTATTGATGTTGTTCTGCTGCATCACTTGCTGGACTTTTCTGCACATCCACACCAGGTCTTGCGGGAGGCCGCTCGGGTGCTGATACCCGGGGGTCATATGTTACTAATGGGCTTTAACCCTTTTTCCCTTCTTGGTTTGTCGAGGTTACTGTTCTCCCGCGGTGCCTACCAGAGGGGCAACCAAATGCGCGCGGCTCGGGTTGCCGATTGGATGAACCTACTGGATTTACAGGCGGACCGGGTTCACCGCGGGTTCTTTCGGTTGCCCCTGCAGCAGCGCGAGCTACTCGCTAAAACCGCGTGGATGGAGCATCTGGGCTCCCGCTGGCGCTTGCCTTGGGGGGCTTTTACATCATAGTCGCGCGCAAAGAGGTGGCGCGTGTGCGCACCATAAAAATTAACTGGCGCACTGAACGAAAACCCGCCTTGGTGGCCACACCCACGAGTCCCCGGGTTGCGGCGCGGAACAAGTATCAGAAACACTGATCTTCAACTTTCTTTTCGTGAATCGGTTACTTCCCTAATTTTTTGGCGTTGATTTTGAAACAAATAACTATCTATACCGATGGTGCCTGCCGTGGCAACCCAGGCCCCGGCGGCTGGGGGGCTCTTCTGGTCTTTGGTGACCTGGAGAAAGAATTGTGTGGTGGCGAGTCTCACACCACTAATAACCGGATGGAGCTGATGGCAGCGATTCAGGCCCTGGAGGCATTGAAACAGCCATGCCAGGTTGATCTACACACCGATTCCCAATACTTGCGTCAGGGTATTACCGGTTGGATTAACAACTGGAAGAAAAACGGCTGGAAGACTGCCAGTAAGAAGCCGGTTAAGAATGCTGATCTTTGGCGCCTGCTGGATGAGAGCGTTGCCCGGCACCAAGTAGAGTGGCATTGGGTTAAGGGGCATGCCGGCCACCCGGGTAATGAGCGAGCGGACCAGTTAGCCAATCGCGGTATAGATGAGCTGGAGTCCTGAGGGAGTGTAGAGAATGCGTCAAGTCGTCCTCGATACGGAAACAACTGGCCTTGATCCGAAGAGTGGCCACCGGATTATCGAAATTGGCTGTGTGGAACTGGTTAATCGTAAGCTTACCGGGCGCCATTACCACCAATATATCAACCCGCAACGGCAGGTAGATGATGGTGCTATCGAAGTTCATGGCATCACTAACGAATTCCTCACCGACAAGCCGGTCTTTGCACGGGTTGCTGATGAGTTTATGGATTTCTGCGAAGGGGCCGAGCTGGTTATCCACAATGCCCCCTTCGATGTCGGCTTCATCAATTCTGAGCTGAAACTGCTGGGTAATCCGCGCTGGAAAAACGTGGCTGCTCATTGCACGGTACTGGATACCCTGGCTTTGGCCCGTGAAAAACATCCAGGCCAGAAAAATAACCTGGATGCTCTGTGCAAGCGCTATTTTGTCGATAATTCCCAGCGCGACTTGCATGGTGCACTACTGGATGCGGAGATTCTCGCCGACGTCTATTTGATGATGACCGGCGGTCAGACTGATCTGGTGCTGGCACAGGGTGGGGATACGCAAAATCAGGAGGAAGGGGAGACGGGGCAGAGTGAAGCGGCCTCGACAGCCATTCGCAGGCTCCCTGCAGGTCGTGAGCCCCTGCTAGTCGTCCAGGCAGATACTAAGGAACTGGAGGCCCACCAATCCATGCTGGCCCTGCTGGAAAAATCCTCAGGGAAGCATTTTTGGTAAGAAAAAAGCCGGCAATGCCGGCTTTTTTCTTAGGTGTTGATCAGCTTTTAGGTCACTCTTTGCGGGCCCTTACAGTGGGAGCCTACCCTACAAGCCCCTTCCAGTTATCTTATATCGCGTAGACGACACAAATCAAAGCAACAATACTGAGTACGATGGTGTATGGAATAGCCATCACCACCATGCGCCCGTAGGATAAGCGAATCAGCGGAGCCAGCGCAGACGTCAACAGAAACAAGAAGGCTGCTTGGCCATTGGGAGTGGCGACACTCGGCAGATTGGTACCTGTATTAATCGCTATCGCCAGCTTATCAAAGTGCTCCCGGGTAATATCGCCAGCAGTCAGTGCAGCTTTTACCTCGTTGATATACACAGTAGCCACGAACACATTGTCACTGATCATGGACAGAATACCATTGGCCAGAAACAGTAACCCAGGCTGGTGCTCCAGTTTTTGTGATAGTACAAAGTGGGTTACAGGCTCAAAAAGGTGCTGTTGGTGAATTACCGCGACAATGGCAAAAAATACTACCAGCAGGGCGGTGAAAGGCAGGGCCTCTTCAAAGGCATGGCCAATGCGAGCTTCCTGAACAATACCGTTAAAGGAGGTCAGGAGCACAATGATCATCAGGCCAATAATGCCGACCTCGGCTACATGGAAGGCCAGGGCGAATACGAGTAAAAGGGCAACGATACCCTGCACCCAGAGCTCTGCTACCTGTGCAGAGGTGCGCTTTTTCTCTTCTTCTCTGGAGTAATTTAACAGCACTTCACGCACTGCGTGAGGCAGCTGGGCTCCGTAACCCAAAATTTTGGTTTTCTCCAGGATTACGCAGGTAATAAGCCCTGCAAACAGAGTGGGGATGGTGACAGGAGCCATTTGCAGGAAAAATTGAAGAAACTCCCAGCCAGCTTTCTCGGCAATCAACAGGTTTTGAGGTTCACCAACCAGTGTGCATACGCCCCCCAGAGCCGTTCCCACGGCCCCGTGCATAATCAGGCTGCGAAGATAAGCGCGGAACTGATCGAGGTCCTCACGGTGATATTCCACCACATGTTCATCATTGGAGTGGTCGTGATCATGGTGGTGATGAGGCTGTTGGGAGGCAACCCGGTGATAGACCGAGTAAAAACCCACTGCAACCGCAATCAAAACGGCGGTTACTGTTAGTGCATCAAGGAATGCCGAGAGCACGGCAGCGACTGCACAAAAAAGCAGTGACAGCATGCTTTTTGAATTCACGTTAATCAGGATCTTGGTAAATACAAAGAGCAGCAGGCTCTTCATAAAATAGATCCCGGCTACCATAAACATCAGCAGCAGGATAACTTCAATATTTTCGACTACTTCATGATAGACAGCATCAGTGCTGGTCATTCCCATCAGTACTGCTTCGATCGCGAGTAGTCCTCCCGGCTGAAGCGGGTAGCACTTCAGTGCCATTGCCAGGGTGAAAATGAATTCTCCAATGAGTACCCAGCCGGTTATAAACGGTCCACTAACGTAAAGTATTAGTGGATTTAAAAGAAGAAAGGCAGCTATTGTCAGCTTGTACCAGTCTGGGGCCTCGCCGAGAAAATTATCGGCAAAAGCCCGGCCAAAACCGCTACCCGAAGCCGTAAGTGCATTGTTGTAAGTGTTCATCATTTACTTCCCTGGTTAACCCAGTATTCGGGTCAAATTGGAGTGTCGGGTTTTCCCTGCCCTGTACGGCATTATCGGGGGAGCCCCAGCCGCGTTCTTTCCTTCCTTTGCGTTCAGCCCTTAGGGTTGATTGTTTTTTGTGCGCAAGCGCAAAAAAAGTGCACACCGGTACACTTGAAAGTAGCAAACGCTACTGGGTTTTCTGGAAAATTCAAGTAATTTAGGGGTTCAGCGGGAGTAGAGCGGGATTTGTCGAATATTCGGTGGAATTTATTTGCGGAAAGGTGGACTCTTTCCTCTATTGGTATAAATTGCCCTTTACCTAACCAGAGCTTATTGCTTTGGTTGTTTTTTGTTCGGTTACAGGAAGAGTGCAGCGGTGCAGGCAAAGAGTGAATTGCGCAAGATCAACATCACTTCTGTCAATGTGGTCAAGGATGAGCTGGTAGTAGCAATAGATAGTGCTACCTCTCACTTGGACAAATTTACAGCAGATACCACCCAGAAGCAGTCGCTGGAGCAATGCTTGGCTGCTCTCAGGCAAGTTAGCGGCGTTCTGCAAATGGTGCAGCTTCATGCTGGTGAACTGCTTGCCCAGGAAAAAATTACAGCTTTAACCGAAGTGCTGGAAGGGCGTCAGCAGGCCACAGAGGAACTATTGGAGGCCCTGGGTACCGGCTTTTATGTGCTGGGCCGTTATCTCGATTTTGTGCAGAGTCGGGCAATAGCCAGACCAGAGCTACTCATCCCTTTTATCAACAACCTCAGAGCCGCTCGCTCTCAGCCACCGGTGCCCGAAAGCCACTTCTTTCGCTGTAACCTGGATGCTTCGATTCCCGGCATGGGGGCATCGGCAGTAATGTCAGAGGACCTGCGCAGCTTTGTCCGCAGATTCCGTCATATGTACCAAGTTGGCCTATTGGCGTTATTGCGTGGTAAACCCCGGGGCCCGGCTTTTACCATGATGGCTCGAGCCTTGGAGCGAATTGCCAGTATCACTTCGGGGCGCCCGAACGGACGCTTATGGGTCGTGGCTGGTGCAGCCCTAACTGGTATGGCCGCGTGTGAGATGCGTATCAGTCGCTCCCGGGTCATGGTGTTTAGCATGTTCGACCGCTGGTTGCGCGCCCTGCAAAAAGAATGTGATACAGCCCTGGATCAGCCTGCACCCCCAATTCTGTTAAAAGAGTGTATTTATTGGCTCGCCCTCTCTGGGCCCGCTGAAGCCGGAACCAAACTCCTCGATGTCTTTTCAGCGGAGTCCCTCGAATATACCGAAGAGGAACTGGAGCGGGAGCGGGCGAGCCTTGGCGGTCCCGGTGCTACTGCTATTTCCGCTGTTGCCAGTGCACTGGATGAGGAGTTAACCGGTGTGCGGAGGATGTTGGATGATATCGAGCTGATCGGTATTTCCGATGTTGATGATAATGATGGCCTGGCCAGCGCCCTGGGACGGGTTGCCGGTACTTTGCAAATGTTGAACTTCAAACGCGTGGGCGAGAGCCTTCGCAATGCTGTGGCTGAGTATCAGAGTGCGGCGGGCGCCGGTGGCTCTGTTGCCGATTCAGCACTACAGAAGCTTACCGGCCAGGTGCTGATGGTTGACAGCACTGTGCGTGCATTAAAGCAGAGTACGACGATTGATCTCGATGAATATGGTCATGCAGATATCGCCTTTGAGCACAGCCAACTGGCCGAAGCTGAAGTTGCGGTACTCAAGGAGGCGGAAGCAGGCCTGGCGCTGATTAAACGGGCCCTTGCCGCTTACGCCGATTCAGGTTTTGACCACGGCCACATCCGGAATGTCTCCACTACCCTCAACTCTGTGCGTGGAGGATTGATCGTACTGAACCTGCGACGTGCAGCTTCGGTAGTTGAGGGGTTGCTCAACTTTGTTGAAACAGTGGTTGATCGTCACGATGCAGCTCCCGATGTCGAGCAGTCACTGGATATCTTTGCTGATGCCATTATCAGTCTTGAGTATTACCTCGGAGAGGTAAAACTGCATCGCCAGGCGGATGTGCAGTCCCTGAACCTTGCTGTGGAGAGTTTGGCCGCACTTGGCTACCCCGTTGAAACGGCTTAGGCTGAAAGGAGGTTCTTTTGGTAGATCGCTTTGAGCCCGCTGCAAATGTATGGGCGGCCCCCGAATTTTCCCAACAAATTATTGTGGCGGAGGGGTTAGTACTCTGCAGTGGAGATCAGTTTATTCACGAGGTGGATCTGCTACTGGCTGAGGCTGTGGTTTCCAGTCACTACCTTGGAGAGTTGGGTGGGCGTAGCTGTGGTGTTCGCGTGTTGTCCCGTCAATTGGATGTCCGTGGACATGATTGGCGCAACCTGCGTAGTTTACTGACTTCTACAGAGGAGCACCTGTTCGCTCTTGCTGGTCGGGCGCTGCAAGTAGCATACTGGGATCGTGACCACCGTTTCTGTGGCCGTTGTGGTACGGCTACGCATTACCACTCTATTGACCGTGCCAGAAGCTGCTCGAATTGCCAATTGACAGTTTACCCGCGAATCTCTCCCTGCGTAATTATGCTTGTAACCCGAGGGGAGGAATGCCTCCTCGCTCGCCACGCCAACCGCAGGAATATAACTTACACCGCGCTGGCGGGATTTATTGAGCCGGGCGAGAGTGCCGAGTTGGCGCTCAAGCGCGAAGTTCGCGAGGAAGTTGGACTGGAAGTGGGCAGGATGCAATATATTGGCAGCCAGCCCTGGCCATTCCCCGGCCAGCTGATGTTGGGATACCTGGCTGAATGGCAGGGTGGTGAGCTGTGTCCCGATCCCAATGAAATTGAGGAAGCAAAGTGGTTTCACTATCGTTCGTTACCGGAAATTCCTCCAGTGCAAACCCTATCTGGACAGTTGATCTACACGTTTTCTGAGCAAGTAGCGACTGGGGTGTGGCCATAAGTTTTTTTTCGTGGTCCGGGTGCGAAGTATGGAGATGAAAAAATAATGTATATCGCAATTACCTTTCTGATCGCCATAATGGCGTTATTGCTGGTTTTCTGGGGCGCTCGGGTATTGCTGGGTGGAAGTTGGCTAATGGGGTTCCTACGCGGTTCGCTGGGCTTGATCTTTTTCGGTTTGGCCTTATGGATAGTTCTGGTGGCGGCCGATGTATTTAGCTACCGCAATTTGGCTGAGGAGCACAGTGTTGGCATCGTCTCTTTTCAAAAAATAGCTGAGCAGCAGTTTGAAGTTAAATTCTCCGATGCCGATGGTATTTCCCAGAAATTTGAACTGCGTGGTGACCAGTGGCAGCTCGATGCCCGGCTGTTGAAATGGCAAGGGTACTTGGCGCGCTGGGGCGTCCAACCGGCATACCGGTTAGACCGGCTCAGTGGACGCTACCTCACCCTGCAGGATGAGCGGGTCAGGGAGCGTTCTGTTCACCAGATTGACGCTACTAACTATGGAGTGGATATTTGGCGATTTGTGCGAGGTCTGGATAAAAACCTGCCTTTTGTCGACGCTGTTTATGGCAGTGCAACGTTTTTGCCAATGGAGGATGGAGCTGTGTACGATGTGCGTATCAGTCACAGCGGGTTGTTGGCGAGACCATTGAACCAGCAGGCGACCTCCGCATTGGATGGTTGGAAATAAGCTAATAAATATTTTTAAAATTGCAGGTAGCAATTTGGAGTGTAAGTGGAATTTTTAATTGAATACGGCCTGTTCCTGGCGAAAATTGTAACTGTAATTGTGGCCCTGATGGTCCTGATAGGCTTTATTTTTGCCAATCGTGAACAGTTGAAAGAGCGTGTGCAAGGGCATATCAGTGTAACGCGTTTGAATGACCGCTATGAGCAGTTTAAGGATACTTTGCTGGAAGCGGTAATGGAGAAACATGAATTCGCCCAGCTTAGGAAAAAAATTGCCAAGGATAAAAAAGCGGAAGAAAAGGCCTTAGTGAAAAAGCATAAGGCTGAGGCAAAACAGAAAGCTGTAAAAGATTCAGATGGCCAAAAGGCAGCTGCAGGTGATGCAGAGCCCCAGGCAGAAGAAAGTGCAGATAAAAACCCTGTAAAGCACTCTGGTGAGCGCAAGCGTATTTTTGTGATGCATTTTAATGGTGACATTAAAGCCAGTGCCCTCTCTCACTTGCGAGAAGAGATTACGGCTATTTTACAGGTTGCTAAAGCTGGTGATGAGGTACTGCTCTGTCTTGAGAGCCCTGGTGGCATGGTGGCCAACTATGGTCTCGCGGCCAGCCAATTGGCACGTGTGCGCAGTGCAGGTATACAGCTTACCATCGCGGTAGATAAAGTGGCGGCCAGTGGTGGCTACATGATGGCGTGTGTGGCCGATCGGATACTCGCCGCGCCCTTTGCGATGTTGGGTTCAATCGGTGTGCTTGCACAATTACCCAATTTCAACCGCCTGCTCAAGCGCCACGATGTCGACTATGAGCTGTTTACGGCCGGAGAGTACAAGCGCACGGTAACCATGTTCGGGGAAAATACCGCAGAGGGGCGTGAGAAGTTCCAGAGTGATTTGGAAGAGATACATGTGCTTTTCCAACACTTCGTCGGTGAATACCGCCCCGGTCTGGATATTGCCAAGGTGGCGACAGGAGAGGTCTGGTTTGGCCAGAAAGCTCTGTCACTGGGGCTTGTTGATGAACTTAAGACCTCTGATGAATACCTGACCCACTGGGCGGAAAGTGCTGACCTTTACCAGGTGGAGTACAAGGAAAAGAAAAATATTGCCAAAAAAATGGGTCTGGCTGCCGAGGCGGGAGTAGAGTCTGCGATGACACGTTTATTTTCAAAACTGGCTGCGTGGCGACATCACGCACAATAGTTTGGTGATTTTGGCTGAACCGGAAACGCCTGGAGATAGGAAATTTTCAAATGAACAATTTCAAGGATGAAAGTTTCCGGGCTATTCGGGTGGAAGAAGTTGCCCCGGGTAAATTCGATCAGTTATTAGTAAAACGGCAGGTTACTGACCTGCCGGACAACCCTCTGCTGCTCTCAGTTTCCCACTCTTCACTGAATTTCAAAGATGCAATGTCTGCTTTTGGTAATCGCAGCATTACCAGGGTGTATCCTCATACACCCGGAATTGATGCGGTAGGCAAAGTGCTTGAGGACCGCAGCGGAACTTTTAAAGCGGGTACCGAACTATTGGTCACTGGCTATGATTTGGGCATGAATGCTCCTGGAGGATTGGCGGAAATGGTCGCTATTCCTCCAGGGTGGGCATTGCCACTCCCACAGGGATTGACTGCGAGGGAGTCAATGGCCCTGGGAACGGCGGGTCTCACTGCGGCGCTATGTATCGAGAAGCTCCTTGAATCCGGTGCGGTTCCTGAAGATGGTGAAGTATTAGTAACCGGTGCTACAGGCGGAGTTGGTTCAATTGCTGTGGCGCTTTTAGCCAAACTGGGCTTTCGCGTCGCGGCGGTGACCGGCAAGTTGGAAGCCGCTGATTTTCTGACTGAATTGGGGGCCTGGAAAGTCCTCGATAGAGATACTCTTGCTCCATTTGCCAGTAAAGCCATGGCAAAACCCCTTTGGGCCTGGGCAGTTGATACTGTCGGTGGTGAAACGCTTTTTAATGTGATCAAATCGCTCGCCTATGGTGGCGGTGTTGCGGCCTGCGGAATGGCCGCTGGGGCACAATTTCATGCCAATGTATTTCCTTTTATATTGCGCGGCATAAGCCTATTGGGAGTCGATAGCGTTGAGTTGCCAATTGGGAAAAAAATTGCAGTCTGGCGTCAGCTTTCAAATGAGTGGTATATCGGCGACAAACTCAGCATGATCGCTGAAGATATTTCTTTGGAGCAGACCCCCGAGTTTCTTGCCCGCCTTCACCGCGGACATGGTATTGGTCGCTATGTCGTGAATATGTCTTTATAGATGGCTAAACTTATTGAAATAATAAATATATATTTTTATCTTTTTAGCTGACTGATTTTCGGATTGTATATAAGCAATAACATTTGTTTGTCTGCTTTTGTTGCAATAGTCTTTGTAGTGGCTACTGCTATTTGCGGTATGTTTTTGTTGGAAGAGCACATTGTCTAAAGGTAACAGCGAGTCTTCATTGCCCGGGGAAAATAGTGCGCTGGTTCTCTCCGGCGGCGGTGCCCGTGCGGCATATCAGGCGGGTGTGTTGAAAGCCCTGGCTGAGGTGGTTCCAGACGATAACCCTCGCCCTTTTAAAATTATCTGTGGAACGTCTGCGGGTGCGATGAATGCAATGATGCTGGCCTCCCATCCCGGTACCTTTAAAGAGGCCATTGACAGTATGTGCTCTGTCTGGATGAACCTCAGTGTAGAGCGGGTGTATCGCACCAGTTGGCGCAGCCTTATAGGGAATTTATTCTCGATCAGTCGCTCGTTACTTAACCAAGGGGTGGGGCGGCAAAAACCCCTGGCATTGCTCGATAACACACCACTGCGTAAATTGCTGAATGAAGTTATTGAATTTGAGAATATTCAAAAGAATATTGATGCCGGTCATTTACATGCCACCTGTATTAATGCGCTCTCTTTTAGTGAGGGTGAATCAGTCAGCTTTTTTCAGGCTGCCGAAGGCGTGGATAGTTGGCAGCGCTTCAGGCGGTTTGGTGTGCCCACTGAATTGACCGTAGACCACCTACTGGCGTCGGCAGCTATCCCGGCTATCTTCCCTGCCGTAAAAATAGAAGATAGCTATTTTTGTGACGGTGCCATACGCCAGATGGCACCGATTAGCCCGGCGCTACACCTCGGTGCCAAGCGAGTGTTTATTGTCGGTGTATCAGATAACCGCTCCCCTGTGCATTGGGGGAGCCGGCGCACTGACAGGCAAATGCATTCCCCCTCAATGGCCCAGATTGCCGCTCAATGGTTCAATGCGGCTTTTATTGACAGTCTCGAAGGGGATTTGGAACATATGGACAGAGTCAACAACTTGTTGGACTCTGTGGAGAAGGAAAAGTATTCAGATTTGGCGCCTTTGCGCCCAGTTGAATCTGTAGTGATCGAACCCTCACAAAGCCTCGCTCGCCTGGGTGGGCAAAAACTCCAATTTCTTCCCCCTGCTTTACGTTGGTTATTCCGGTCTACCGGTGCGACCAGTTCCGGTGGTGGTGTTTCCGCTGCTAGCTATCTGCTCTTTGAAAGACCATATATTGAGGAGTTGATAGAGCTTGGGTATCAGGATGCAATGTGGGAGAAGGATAAGTTAAAACATTTTTTAAGGCCGTTGCCTGAAACCCTGGAAGAGAGAAAAGGTTTTTTCGGCAAGCGTGCCAAAGGAGCTGAGGAGCAAGCTGGGCAGGATAATTCAGATTGATTGCCTGAAGAGAAATAATACCCTGTACGGTCTATGCAGAATAAGCTTTCATCTTTAGGAATCCTGGCTATAGACTGAAAACTAGCTCTTGCTTTCACTTTTTCTGAAATGGTCGTCCCATTTTAGCTTTTCTATTAATTCTAAAAAATTCCCCTTGGGCGTTGAGTTTATTGTTAGTCTTTTCTCCATAATTGGGTGATTAATTTCAAGTTGAATCGCATGTAATAGCAATCTTTCAATGCCAAACTGTTGGGCAAAAAAGCGATTATGTGAAGACTTGCCATATTTTGGGCAGCCGATAAGTGGATGGTGGAGATGTTTGAAATGTCTGCGGATCTGGTGGCGGCGGCCTGTTTTTAATTGAATTTCAACCAGGGAGTAACGGCTTGTGGGGTATTTATCTACTTCATAGGGTAGCTCGATGGTGTCCAGTCGGCGATAAAGAGTGATTGCTGGCTGGCGTGGCAGTTCGGCTCTGGGCCGTTTGCGTTGGTGTTTGAAATCTGCGACCGGAGGTAGAGGATAATCGATAAAACCCTGTTCTAGACAGTGCCCACGACAGACGGCGAGGTATTTCTTGACAGAATTATCGCTCTCCAGCTGCCGCTGCAATTGGGCGGCAATTTCGCCACTCTTACCAAAGATGATTACTCCGGATGTGGGCTTGTCGAGTCTGTGCACGGGGTATAGATATTGTCCACACAGGTCTCTCAGGTATTGCAGCAGGATTCGATTTTCATAGCGATCTATCTCTGAGCGATGTACCAGCCAGCCTTCTGGCTTGTAGGCTGCCAGAAGCTGATCATCTTCAAAAATAATTTTCGGTTCGTTATTCATCCGTCGGTGTTCAGATTCGTCACTTTCTAGGGAGGGCATTGTATTGTTGGAGGGTAAGTATTGCATTCAAAAAATGGGCAGCTGGCTTATTACTGATCCCGAAAGAGAAATATTTCCTATTTATTTCACTGAATTAGTATTGACAAGCCTCAAATAGTGCATAAACTGCGCATATAGTTTCAAGGATCGCTTAGATAAGTGATTTGGGACTTAATATTTTATCGAGTCTAATCTTTTGATCGTGGATCGCAGCCACGAAGGAGCCATGAAATGCAAAATGTGGATATTAACAACCAGTTTATTTGATCGCTTTTCATGTGCGCTTGCTTGAAAAGTGATTGAGCTTTTCAAGCCAGAATTCTTTAGAGCCCTGGTATTCACCGGGGCTTTTTCATTTGAGGTTTTGAGAGGCTGTTAATTAGTTATTGGATTAAACCAAGGACTCTTTATGCCTGTAAAAATTGTGCTTCATAA
This DNA window, taken from Microbulbifer sp. GL-2, encodes the following:
- the gloB gene encoding hydroxyacylglutathione hydrolase, producing MLSITPIPALNDNYIWHLTNGDEHWIVDPGEAAPVVQALQGASLDGILITHHHFDHTGGIAELHKRYQCPVFGPNSVREVTNTIGEGDSIQVLGTPIRVWSIPGHTLDHLALILSEQETDGNTQIHLFCGDTLFAAGCGRLFEGSPEQMFHSLQRLSALPPTTRVYCAHEYTVGNLNFARTIEPDNSAITQRLQDCQALRAAGKPTLPSDIAEEQATNPFLRCHITEVMQSGARHLGRENPKGLNEVEVFSSLRDLKDHF
- a CDS encoding class I SAM-dependent methyltransferase, which codes for MTDKFKSRSDSDPPSLAKACPALSHWFSSSLGQEILSQQLALTQPLVDGFFGYHLLQAGVTDAVDFAASSRINHRFRLATCPEQKGAAQVELENLPLPSESIDVVLLHHLLDFSAHPHQVLREAARVLIPGGHMLLMGFNPFSLLGLSRLLFSRGAYQRGNQMRAARVADWMNLLDLQADRVHRGFFRLPLQQRELLAKTAWMEHLGSRWRLPWGAFTS
- the rnhA gene encoding ribonuclease HI; amino-acid sequence: MKQITIYTDGACRGNPGPGGWGALLVFGDLEKELCGGESHTTNNRMELMAAIQALEALKQPCQVDLHTDSQYLRQGITGWINNWKKNGWKTASKKPVKNADLWRLLDESVARHQVEWHWVKGHAGHPGNERADQLANRGIDELES
- the dnaQ gene encoding DNA polymerase III subunit epsilon translates to MRQVVLDTETTGLDPKSGHRIIEIGCVELVNRKLTGRHYHQYINPQRQVDDGAIEVHGITNEFLTDKPVFARVADEFMDFCEGAELVIHNAPFDVGFINSELKLLGNPRWKNVAAHCTVLDTLALAREKHPGQKNNLDALCKRYFVDNSQRDLHGALLDAEILADVYLMMTGGQTDLVLAQGGDTQNQEEGETGQSEAASTAIRRLPAGREPLLVVQADTKELEAHQSMLALLEKSSGKHFW
- the nhaB gene encoding sodium/proton antiporter NhaB, with translation MNTYNNALTASGSGFGRAFADNFLGEAPDWYKLTIAAFLLLNPLILYVSGPFITGWVLIGEFIFTLAMALKCYPLQPGGLLAIEAVLMGMTSTDAVYHEVVENIEVILLLMFMVAGIYFMKSLLLFVFTKILINVNSKSMLSLLFCAVAAVLSAFLDALTVTAVLIAVAVGFYSVYHRVASQQPHHHHDHDHSNDEHVVEYHREDLDQFRAYLRSLIMHGAVGTALGGVCTLVGEPQNLLIAEKAGWEFLQFFLQMAPVTIPTLFAGLITCVILEKTKILGYGAQLPHAVREVLLNYSREEEKKRTSAQVAELWVQGIVALLLVFALAFHVAEVGIIGLMIIVLLTSFNGIVQEARIGHAFEEALPFTALLVVFFAIVAVIHQQHLFEPVTHFVLSQKLEHQPGLLFLANGILSMISDNVFVATVYINEVKAALTAGDITREHFDKLAIAINTGTNLPSVATPNGQAAFLFLLTSALAPLIRLSYGRMVVMAIPYTIVLSIVALICVVYAI
- the nudC gene encoding NAD(+) diphosphatase, which encodes MVDRFEPAANVWAAPEFSQQIIVAEGLVLCSGDQFIHEVDLLLAEAVVSSHYLGELGGRSCGVRVLSRQLDVRGHDWRNLRSLLTSTEEHLFALAGRALQVAYWDRDHRFCGRCGTATHYHSIDRARSCSNCQLTVYPRISPCVIMLVTRGEECLLARHANRRNITYTALAGFIEPGESAELALKREVREEVGLEVGRMQYIGSQPWPFPGQLMLGYLAEWQGGELCPDPNEIEEAKWFHYRSLPEIPPVQTLSGQLIYTFSEQVATGVWP
- a CDS encoding cation/multidrug efflux pump; protein product: MYIAITFLIAIMALLLVFWGARVLLGGSWLMGFLRGSLGLIFFGLALWIVLVAADVFSYRNLAEEHSVGIVSFQKIAEQQFEVKFSDADGISQKFELRGDQWQLDARLLKWQGYLARWGVQPAYRLDRLSGRYLTLQDERVRERSVHQIDATNYGVDIWRFVRGLDKNLPFVDAVYGSATFLPMEDGAVYDVRISHSGLLARPLNQQATSALDGWK
- the sohB gene encoding protease SohB; the encoded protein is MEFLIEYGLFLAKIVTVIVALMVLIGFIFANREQLKERVQGHISVTRLNDRYEQFKDTLLEAVMEKHEFAQLRKKIAKDKKAEEKALVKKHKAEAKQKAVKDSDGQKAAAGDAEPQAEESADKNPVKHSGERKRIFVMHFNGDIKASALSHLREEITAILQVAKAGDEVLLCLESPGGMVANYGLAASQLARVRSAGIQLTIAVDKVAASGGYMMACVADRILAAPFAMLGSIGVLAQLPNFNRLLKRHDVDYELFTAGEYKRTVTMFGENTAEGREKFQSDLEEIHVLFQHFVGEYRPGLDIAKVATGEVWFGQKALSLGLVDELKTSDEYLTHWAESADLYQVEYKEKKNIAKKMGLAAEAGVESAMTRLFSKLAAWRHHAQ